A single genomic interval of Lathyrus oleraceus cultivar Zhongwan6 chromosome 7, CAAS_Psat_ZW6_1.0, whole genome shotgun sequence harbors:
- the LOC127105130 gene encoding dolichol-phosphate mannosyltransferase subunit 1, whose translation MDAQKQKNKYSIIVPTYNERLNISLIIYLIFKHLPDVDFEVIVVDDGSPDGTQDIVKQLQQVYGEDRILLRARPRKMGLGTAYIHGMKHASGNFVVIMDADLSHHPKYLPGFLRKQLETGADIVTGTRYVKDGGVHGWNLMRKLTSRGANVLAQTLLWPGVSDLTGSFRLYKKSVLEDIISCCVSKGYVFQMEMIVRASRKGYHIEEVPITFVDRVYGSSKLGGSEIVEYLKGLVYLLMTT comes from the exons ATGGATGCACAGAAGCAGAAAAACAAGTACAGTATAATTGTTCCTACGTATAACGAGCGACTCAACATAAGCCTCATTATTTACCTTATATTCAAGCACCTTCC GGATGTTGATTTTGAAGTTATTGTTGTGGACGACGGGAGTCCTGATGGTACTCAGGATATTGTAAAACAACTGCAGCAGGTTTACGGAGAAGATCGGATT CTGTTACGAGCGAGACCTAGGAAGATGGGTTTAG GAACGGCCTATATTCATGGCATGAAGCATGCATCTGGAAATTTTGTTGTCATTATGGATGCCGATCTATCACACCAT CCAAAATATTTGCCCGGCTTCCTTAG GAAGCAATTGGAAACGGGTGCTGATATAGTTACAGGGACTCGTTATGTTAAAGACGGTGGTGTGCATGGATGGAATCTTATGCGCAAACTAACTAGCAGAGGAGCAAATGTTCTTGCACAAACACTTTTATGGCCCGGTGTCTCAGATTTGACAGGGTCGTTTAG ACTTTATAAGAAATCAGTGCTCGAAGATATCATTAGCTGCTGTGTTAGTAAGGGATATGTCTTTCAAATGGAGATGATAGTAAGAGCATCGCGAAAAGGGTACCATATCGAAGAG GTGCCAATCACGTTTGTTGATAGAGTATATGGAAGTTCAAAGCTTGGTGGATCAGAGATTGTTGAATACCTGAAAGGCCTAGtatatcttctcatgacaacaTAA